Proteins from a single region of Siniperca chuatsi isolate FFG_IHB_CAS unplaced genomic scaffold, ASM2008510v1 Contig00093, whole genome shotgun sequence:
- the LOC122872723 gene encoding major histocompatibility complex class I-related gene protein-like isoform X2: MSKLFLLLLFCHVSSPVKHSLKYFFTASSGVSDFQLVGTGQVDGVQTGYCDSNKKIAGATQDWMKKIFEDDPQHLERYTQQCFENVPNFFKATIHSLKQDLNQSGGVHVLQRICGCELDDETGEVNIFVQYGYDGEDFMSFDLKTLTWIALKPQADSVKLRWDADKAEKHYNENYLTQIFAEWLKKYVAFGKSSLQRTELPSVSLLQKTPSSPVSCHATGFYPDRAVMSWRKDGEEFHEEVEHGEILPNHDGSFQMSVDLNLSSVTPEDWRRYDCVFQLSGVEDDIVTRLDKAVIRTNWEKPSDMTVPIVAAVVLVLVLIAAAGFIVYKRKKAKCPPSFQ, translated from the exons ATGagcaaattatttttgttgcttCTCTTCTGTCACGTTTCATCACCAG TGAAACACTCCCTGAAGTATTTCTTCACAGCATCTTCTGGAGTCTCAGACTTCCAGCTTGTGGGTACAGGACAGGTTGATGGCGTTCAGACGGGTTACTGCGACAGCAACAAAAAGATAGCAGGAGCAACACAGGactggatgaaaaaaatattcgAAGATGATCCTCAGCACTTGGAGCGGTACACCCAACAGTGTTTTGAGAATGTGCCAAACTTCTTCAAAGCCACGATTCATAGTTTGAAGCAGGACTTAAACCAAAGTGGAG gtgtccATGTTTTACAGAGGATATGTGGCTGTGAGTTGGATGATGAGACTGGAGAGGttaatatttttgtacagtatggTTATGATGGAGAAGACTTCATGTCATTCGACCTGAAGACATTGACATGGATCGCTCTGAAACCACAGGCTGACAGCGTCAAACTGAGATGGGATGCTGacaaagctgaaaaacattACAATGAAAATTACCTCACTCAGATTTTTGCTGAGTGGCTGAAGAAGTATGTGGCCTTTGGGAAGAGCTCTCTGCAGAGAACAG agcttcCCTCAGTGTCTCTCCTCCAGAAGACTCCCTCCTCTCCAGTCAGCTGCCACGCTACAGGTTTCTACCCTGACAGAGCCGTGATGTCCTGgaggaaagatggagaggagTTTCATGAGGAGGTGGAGCACGGAGAGATCCTCCCCAACCACGATGGATCCTTCCAGATGAGTGTTGACCTGAACCTTTCATCAGTCACACCTGAAGACTGGAGGAGGTACgactgtgtgtttcagctctCTGGTGTAGAGGACGACATCGTCACCAGACTGGACAAAGCAGTGATCAGGACCAACTGGG AGAAGCCCAGTGACATGACCGTCCCCATCGTTGCTGCAGTGGTTCTTGTTCTCGTCCTCATCGCTGCCGCTGGATTCATTGTTTACAAAAGGAAGAAAG CCAAATGCCCTCCATCTT
- the LOC122872723 gene encoding major histocompatibility complex class I-related gene protein-like isoform X3 → MSKLFLLLLFCHVSSPVKHSLKYFFTASSGVSDFQLVGTGQVDGVQTGYCDSNKKIAGATQDWMKKIFEDDPQHLERYTQQCFENVPNFFKATIHSLKQDLNQSGGVHVLQRICGCELDDETGEVNIFVQYGYDGEDFMSFDLKTLTWIALKPQADSVKLRWDADKAEKHYNENYLTQIFAEWLKKYVAFGKSSLQRTELPSVSLLQKTPSSPVSCHATGFYPDRAVMSWRKDGEEFHEEVEHGEILPNHDGSFQMSVDLNLSSVTPEDWRRYDCVFQLSGVEDDIVTRLDKAVIRTNWEKPSDMTVPIVAAVVLVLVLIAAAGFIVYKRKKAKCPPS, encoded by the exons ATGagcaaattatttttgttgcttCTCTTCTGTCACGTTTCATCACCAG TGAAACACTCCCTGAAGTATTTCTTCACAGCATCTTCTGGAGTCTCAGACTTCCAGCTTGTGGGTACAGGACAGGTTGATGGCGTTCAGACGGGTTACTGCGACAGCAACAAAAAGATAGCAGGAGCAACACAGGactggatgaaaaaaatattcgAAGATGATCCTCAGCACTTGGAGCGGTACACCCAACAGTGTTTTGAGAATGTGCCAAACTTCTTCAAAGCCACGATTCATAGTTTGAAGCAGGACTTAAACCAAAGTGGAG gtgtccATGTTTTACAGAGGATATGTGGCTGTGAGTTGGATGATGAGACTGGAGAGGttaatatttttgtacagtatggTTATGATGGAGAAGACTTCATGTCATTCGACCTGAAGACATTGACATGGATCGCTCTGAAACCACAGGCTGACAGCGTCAAACTGAGATGGGATGCTGacaaagctgaaaaacattACAATGAAAATTACCTCACTCAGATTTTTGCTGAGTGGCTGAAGAAGTATGTGGCCTTTGGGAAGAGCTCTCTGCAGAGAACAG agcttcCCTCAGTGTCTCTCCTCCAGAAGACTCCCTCCTCTCCAGTCAGCTGCCACGCTACAGGTTTCTACCCTGACAGAGCCGTGATGTCCTGgaggaaagatggagaggagTTTCATGAGGAGGTGGAGCACGGAGAGATCCTCCCCAACCACGATGGATCCTTCCAGATGAGTGTTGACCTGAACCTTTCATCAGTCACACCTGAAGACTGGAGGAGGTACgactgtgtgtttcagctctCTGGTGTAGAGGACGACATCGTCACCAGACTGGACAAAGCAGTGATCAGGACCAACTGGG AGAAGCCCAGTGACATGACCGTCCCCATCGTTGCTGCAGTGGTTCTTGTTCTCGTCCTCATCGCTGCCGCTGGATTCATTGTTTACAAAAGGAAGAAAG CCAAATGCCCTCCATCTT
- the LOC122872723 gene encoding major histocompatibility complex class I-related gene protein-like isoform X1 — MSKLFLLLLFCHVSSPVKHSLKYFFTASSGVSDFQLVGTGQVDGVQTGYCDSNKKIAGATQDWMKKIFEDDPQHLERYTQQCFENVPNFFKATIHSLKQDLNQSGGVHVLQRICGCELDDETGEVNIFVQYGYDGEDFMSFDLKTLTWIALKPQADSVKLRWDADKAEKHYNENYLTQIFAEWLKKYVAFGKSSLQRTELPSVSLLQKTPSSPVSCHATGFYPDRAVMSWRKDGEEFHEEVEHGEILPNHDGSFQMSVDLNLSSVTPEDWRRYDCVFQLSGVEDDIVTRLDKAVIRTNWEKPSDMTVPIVAAVVLVLVLIAAAGFIVYKRKKAKCPPSSPDNGSELSERLNQRPD; from the exons ATGagcaaattatttttgttgcttCTCTTCTGTCACGTTTCATCACCAG TGAAACACTCCCTGAAGTATTTCTTCACAGCATCTTCTGGAGTCTCAGACTTCCAGCTTGTGGGTACAGGACAGGTTGATGGCGTTCAGACGGGTTACTGCGACAGCAACAAAAAGATAGCAGGAGCAACACAGGactggatgaaaaaaatattcgAAGATGATCCTCAGCACTTGGAGCGGTACACCCAACAGTGTTTTGAGAATGTGCCAAACTTCTTCAAAGCCACGATTCATAGTTTGAAGCAGGACTTAAACCAAAGTGGAG gtgtccATGTTTTACAGAGGATATGTGGCTGTGAGTTGGATGATGAGACTGGAGAGGttaatatttttgtacagtatggTTATGATGGAGAAGACTTCATGTCATTCGACCTGAAGACATTGACATGGATCGCTCTGAAACCACAGGCTGACAGCGTCAAACTGAGATGGGATGCTGacaaagctgaaaaacattACAATGAAAATTACCTCACTCAGATTTTTGCTGAGTGGCTGAAGAAGTATGTGGCCTTTGGGAAGAGCTCTCTGCAGAGAACAG agcttcCCTCAGTGTCTCTCCTCCAGAAGACTCCCTCCTCTCCAGTCAGCTGCCACGCTACAGGTTTCTACCCTGACAGAGCCGTGATGTCCTGgaggaaagatggagaggagTTTCATGAGGAGGTGGAGCACGGAGAGATCCTCCCCAACCACGATGGATCCTTCCAGATGAGTGTTGACCTGAACCTTTCATCAGTCACACCTGAAGACTGGAGGAGGTACgactgtgtgtttcagctctCTGGTGTAGAGGACGACATCGTCACCAGACTGGACAAAGCAGTGATCAGGACCAACTGGG AGAAGCCCAGTGACATGACCGTCCCCATCGTTGCTGCAGTGGTTCTTGTTCTCGTCCTCATCGCTGCCGCTGGATTCATTGTTTACAAAAGGAAGAAAG CCAAATGCCCTCCATCTT CTCCTGACAACGGCTCTGAGCTCTCTGAGAGACTGAATCAGAGACCTGAttga
- the LOC122872725 gene encoding E3 SUMO-protein ligase ZBED1-like has protein sequence MIATDFQPFSIVEDTGFKKYSQALNPSYIPPSRKALAQKVTDMYDRETASLKRRVSNERHTADNIAQQLLSVAAEWGVDKKVVCCLTDNAANVTKAIQTIGWMHLPCLAHTINLVVRDALQASKPIIDKVKEAVEYFHRSTVGAQKLKETQLQMKMEELRPKQDCPTRWNSTYYMLKSFIASKNAIISTLAVTNAPVRHLSQEEWTTVQEMCTILQPFEEVTVELSAESYLTASKVIVLARGLQRATADFRRKTTTAVAQGVIDSLCASMSSRFHMIHANHILAEAAALDPRFKRMAFPDGRTADETFQRLSTAAARISSGKPIQQQPAVEGLEGAGSGAGSIVWSYFHEEVAGTVEARNPTADAVMEVRAYLEEPLLPTHEDPLKWWESRAPVYPRLSKLMAKKLCVVATSVPSERIFSKTIISRQS, from the exons ATGATAGCCACTGACTTCCAGCCTTTCTCAATAGTGGAGGACACAGGATTCAAAAAATATTCACAGGCGCTCAACCCCTCCTACATTCCTCCAAGTAGGAAGGCACTAGCCCAGAAGGTCACGGATATGTATGACAGGGAGACAGCATCTTTGAAGAGAAGGGTGTCAAA TGAGCGGCACACAGCAGACAACATTGCACAACAGCTGCTTAGTGTTGCAGCAGAGTGGGGGGTGGACAAGAAAGTAGTGTGCTGCCTAACAGATAATGCGGCAAATGTTACTAAGGCTATACAAACCATTGGATGGATGCACCTACCATGCCTGGCCCATACTATTAACCTGGTGGTAAGAGATGCCCTGCAAGCTTCAAAGCCCATCATTGATAAGGTGAAAGAGGCAGTGGAATACTTTCACAGAAGCACCGTGGGGGCACAAAAACTGAAGGAGACTCAACTACAAATGAAGATGGAGGAGCTCCGACCAAAACAGGATTGTCCTACAAGGTGGAATTCCACCTACTACATGTTGAAAAGCTTTATTGCCAGTAAAAATGCTATAATCTCCACCCTGGCCGTCACCAATGCACCTGTCCGCCACCTGTCCCAGGAGGAATGGACCACAGTGCAAGAAATGTGCACAATCTTGCAACCATTTGAGGAAGTCACTGTGGAACTCAGTGCAGAAAG CTACTTGACAGCCTCGAAGGTCATAGTGCTGGCCAGGGGACTTCAAAGAGCCACAGCTGATTTCCGGCGAAAAACTACAACAGCGGTAGCGCAAGGTGTGATCGACAGTCTGTGTGCGAGTATGTCATCGCGATTCCACATGATTCATGCCAACCACATACTAGCAGAGGCTGCTGCACTTGACCCGCGTTTTAAGAGGATGGCCTTCCCTGATGGCAGAACAGCAGATGAGACGTTTCAAAGGCTGTCAACTGCAGCAGCAAGAATTAGCAGTGGCAAACCCATCCAACAGCAACCAGCTGTGGAAGGACTGGAAGGAGCAGGCAGTGGTGCTGGATCAATAGTTTGGAGCTATTTCCATGAGGAA GTAGCTGGAACAGTGGAAGCCAGGAATCCAACCGCTGATGCTGTCATGGAGGTGCGAGCCTACCTGGAGGAGCCTCTTCTTCCAACACATGAGGATCCCCTCAAGTGGTGGGAGAGTCGAGCCCCTGTTTACCCCAGGCTTAGCAAGCTGATGGCCAAGAAGCTTTGTGTTGTGGCGACATCAGTTCCCTCTGAGAGAATATTCTCAAAAACGATTATTTCCAGGCAGAGTTAG